One segment of Ascidiaceihabitans donghaensis DNA contains the following:
- a CDS encoding adenylate/guanylate cyclase domain-containing protein, with protein MEAIDELSHWLITEGRLSDDPDKIVSHFCDGLIAAGVPLWRVNIGQRYANPLLIAWGVVWTPEATESYDVTHARMLTDGYIGSSFEYINDNRKPLHKSLRNLDPATDHSSYIEYAEQGGTDYYATLLFYGDGSMHGCTFATQAEDGFTPEHLTQIERVLPALSCAMEPITMRRSTQSLLRTYLGRGPSEAVWNGTIIRGERTTLEAVVMFTDLRGFTALSDSATEADLFDALNGYFDAVVQSVEELKGDVLKFMGDGILSVFTISKPEERDFQCQQAVRAAQRALAGLAELNKTRETMHKPALEIGIGLNSGQVSYGNIGSPARLDFTVLGGAVNVASRIEGLTKTTGHPVLATKAVAQTCPGIFATCGLQDVRGLKDPIELFYLSDFAETSE; from the coding sequence ATGGAAGCAATCGACGAACTTTCCCATTGGCTGATCACTGAAGGTCGGCTTTCGGACGATCCTGACAAAATTGTTTCGCATTTCTGCGATGGATTGATTGCCGCGGGTGTGCCGCTTTGGCGGGTCAATATCGGCCAACGGTATGCCAACCCGCTGTTGATTGCGTGGGGTGTGGTGTGGACCCCCGAAGCGACCGAAAGCTACGATGTAACGCACGCGCGGATGCTGACCGACGGCTACATTGGAAGTTCGTTTGAATACATCAATGATAACCGAAAACCGCTTCATAAAAGTCTGCGCAATCTCGATCCTGCAACGGACCACAGTTCATACATCGAATACGCAGAACAGGGTGGTACCGATTACTATGCGACCTTGCTGTTTTACGGCGATGGATCAATGCACGGCTGTACTTTTGCGACACAAGCCGAAGACGGGTTCACGCCGGAACACTTGACCCAAATCGAAAGGGTCTTGCCAGCGCTGTCTTGCGCCATGGAGCCGATCACCATGCGCAGATCGACGCAAAGCCTGCTGCGCACCTATCTTGGCCGCGGACCATCCGAAGCGGTCTGGAATGGAACCATTATCCGGGGTGAGCGCACAACTTTGGAGGCGGTGGTCATGTTCACTGACTTGCGTGGGTTCACAGCTTTGTCCGACAGCGCCACCGAAGCAGATCTGTTCGACGCGCTCAACGGTTATTTTGATGCTGTTGTGCAGTCTGTTGAAGAGCTGAAAGGGGATGTGCTGAAATTCATGGGAGATGGAATTTTGTCTGTTTTCACGATTTCAAAGCCTGAGGAGCGTGACTTTCAATGCCAGCAGGCAGTTCGGGCGGCACAGCGGGCGTTGGCAGGTTTGGCAGAGCTGAACAAGACACGGGAGACAATGCACAAACCCGCCCTTGAAATCGGTATTGGGTTGAACTCTGGGCAGGTAAGTTACGGCAACATTGGCAGCCCGGCGCGGCTGGATTTTACAGTGCTTGGCGGTGCGGTGAATGTCGCCAGCCGTATCGAAGGGCTGACCAAAACCACAGGGCATCCCGTGCTGGCAACCAAAGCGGTTGCGCAAACCTGCCCCGGGATTTTTGCGACCTGCGGCTTGCAAGACGTGCGGGGACTTAAGGACCCGATTGAACTTTTCTATCTTTCCGACTTCGCCGAAACGTCAGAATAG
- a CDS encoding flotillin family protein yields the protein MQFQLIIVVVASILVFLVLIGLIMARLYRRATREVSLVKTGQGGKKVIMDGGTIVIPLLHEISPVNMKTLRLEVQRNKEAALITKDRMRVDVGVEFYVSVNASIEGISRAAQTLGDRTFYVDQLREMIEGKLVDGLRAVAAQMTMDELHENRAEFVQDVQNAVSEDLMKNGLELESVSLTALDQTPFDDLDENNAFNAVGMRKLAEVIATSKKERAQIDADAEVSVRRAAMEGEREKLNIERDEQAAQIAQIQEVETLRAAQDSEIRQRQEQAEQEKERARIVREEGIRSAEIAKDRDLEVAEQERQIIINQKSEEESRARASADLARAESTKAQEAVITARQVAEAERVKQIALIEAAREAEREATKIRLAATAQKDAAQDRADAVREQAQAEADAITIKAKAKKDDLLAEAEGRQAITNAENTLSEELIAMKVDLARLEAMPGIVAEMVKPAEKIDSIKIHQIGGMGGALGASAGGTSGDKPVVNQALDSIMGMAVQMPALKKLGDELGLSMENGLAGLTSKAMGADDAAPKLIEDSDTDEASEDAKPVN from the coding sequence ATGCAGTTCCAACTTATCATCGTCGTCGTTGCCAGTATTCTGGTATTTCTTGTCCTTATCGGTCTGATTATGGCACGGCTGTACCGACGTGCAACACGCGAAGTGTCACTGGTCAAAACAGGACAAGGCGGCAAGAAAGTCATCATGGATGGCGGTACGATCGTCATTCCATTGCTGCATGAAATCAGCCCTGTGAACATGAAGACCCTGCGTCTTGAGGTACAGCGCAACAAAGAAGCCGCTTTGATCACTAAAGACCGGATGCGGGTCGACGTGGGTGTGGAATTCTACGTGTCGGTCAATGCGTCGATCGAAGGTATCTCGCGCGCAGCACAAACACTGGGGGATCGGACCTTCTATGTCGATCAACTGCGTGAAATGATCGAAGGCAAACTGGTTGACGGTTTACGGGCTGTGGCCGCGCAAATGACCATGGACGAGCTACACGAAAATCGCGCCGAATTCGTGCAAGACGTGCAGAACGCGGTGTCTGAGGACTTGATGAAAAACGGTCTGGAATTGGAATCTGTGTCGCTGACCGCCTTGGACCAGACCCCCTTTGACGATCTGGACGAAAACAACGCCTTTAACGCTGTCGGTATGCGCAAACTGGCCGAAGTCATTGCGACGTCCAAAAAGGAACGCGCCCAGATTGACGCGGATGCGGAAGTGTCTGTGCGCCGTGCCGCTATGGAAGGTGAACGCGAAAAGCTGAACATTGAGCGTGACGAACAAGCAGCACAAATCGCACAAATCCAAGAAGTTGAAACCTTGCGTGCAGCTCAGGATTCTGAGATCCGCCAGCGTCAGGAACAAGCCGAGCAAGAAAAAGAACGGGCGCGGATTGTACGCGAGGAAGGTATTCGCTCGGCTGAAATTGCCAAAGACCGTGATTTGGAAGTGGCCGAACAAGAACGCCAGATTATCATCAACCAAAAATCCGAAGAAGAAAGCCGCGCACGTGCCTCTGCCGATCTGGCCCGCGCAGAATCCACCAAGGCACAAGAGGCCGTAATCACGGCCCGCCAAGTGGCTGAAGCCGAACGTGTTAAGCAGATTGCGTTGATTGAAGCGGCCCGCGAAGCCGAACGCGAGGCAACCAAAATCCGCCTTGCTGCAACAGCCCAAAAGGACGCGGCCCAAGACCGTGCAGACGCGGTGCGCGAACAAGCCCAAGCCGAAGCGGATGCAATCACGATCAAAGCCAAAGCGAAAAAAGACGATCTGCTGGCCGAAGCCGAAGGCCGTCAGGCGATCACCAACGCAGAGAACACTCTGTCCGAGGAGCTCATCGCGATGAAGGTCGATCTGGCCCGCCTCGAAGCGATGCCCGGCATCGTGGCCGAAATGGTCAAACCCGCCGAGAAAATCGACAGCATCAAAATCCACCAGATCGGTGGCATGGGTGGCGCCTTGGGCGCATCTGCTGGCGGCACATCCGGCGACAAACCTGTCGTCAATCAAGCGCTTGATTCCATTATGGGAATGGCCGTTCAAATGCCTGCCTTGAAGAAGCTGGGCGATGAGTTGGGCCTGTCCATGGAAAACGGTCTGGCCGGTTTGACCTCCAAAGCGATGGGCGCGGATGACGCGGCGCCAAAGCTTATTGAAGACAGTGACACAGACGAAGCATCCGAAGATGCAAAGCCTGTAAACTAG
- a CDS encoding OB-fold-containig protein, with amino-acid sequence MATLLLDPALLPFTVALALLFGLLALELMAVLFGGSLLGLDTDADLDIDLDVDFDISPDIDLDAEFSASDFSNWEAELDVANDSGADAAASTDWLGISKVPTLIWVSAALLAFGLTGLVIQTFADSIIGTLLTPWAVAIPAAAAGVWFAKNFAKVFARLIPKSESSAVSNRHLGRRRGIVSQGTAARGKPAEVRVMDGHGNAHYLRAEPLRDDATITQGTEVLVMRQSRDDGYRLVPLT; translated from the coding sequence ATGGCCACATTACTGCTAGATCCCGCCCTGCTGCCGTTTACAGTCGCTTTAGCATTGCTGTTCGGGCTTTTGGCGCTTGAGTTGATGGCCGTGCTGTTTGGCGGATCATTGCTGGGGTTAGACACGGATGCGGACCTGGATATCGATCTGGATGTGGACTTCGACATAAGTCCCGATATCGACTTGGACGCCGAATTCAGCGCCTCCGACTTCAGCAATTGGGAAGCCGAACTTGATGTAGCCAATGACAGCGGCGCCGACGCCGCTGCATCTACCGACTGGCTTGGCATCAGCAAAGTGCCAACGCTTATATGGGTTTCGGCCGCTTTGTTGGCCTTCGGACTGACAGGGTTGGTCATCCAAACCTTCGCCGACAGCATCATCGGAACCTTGCTGACGCCATGGGCTGTTGCCATTCCCGCAGCGGCTGCCGGCGTCTGGTTTGCCAAGAACTTTGCAAAAGTCTTCGCGCGGCTGATCCCGAAAAGCGAAAGCTCTGCTGTATCAAACCGCCATCTGGGACGCCGTCGTGGCATCGTAAGTCAAGGCACGGCAGCCCGCGGCAAACCCGCCGAAGTGCGCGTGATGGACGGACATGGCAACGCACACTATTTGCGCGCCGAACCTTTGCGTGATGATGCGACTATCACGCAAGGCACCGAAGTGCTGGTCATGCGCCAGTCCCGCGATGACGGCTACCGCCTTGTGCCCTTAACATAG
- the hisC gene encoding histidinol-phosphate transaminase: protein MAVITPQPGIMDIKLYESGAAHVAGVSNVVKLSSNENPLGPSEAAIEAFRRGSFTLHRYPSSDQAELRTAIADVWELDAERVICGAGSDEIITFLCQAFAGPGDEVIHTEHGFAMYKISALAAGATPVEVKETERVTDVSAILAACTDRTKLVFLANPNNPTGTMIGLAELERLADGLPPQALLVLDGAYAEYVEGYDAGASLVEGCENVVMTRTFSKIYGLGSLRVGWGYAPKPIIDVLNRVRGPFNLSQAAQDAAIAAVRDTDYLTHCRTENAKWRTWLANGLAEVGVPSDTSNANFVLARFADAAEAEACDAHLQAQGLLVRKVAGYKLPAALRITVGDESACRQIVHAVKTFKAEAE, encoded by the coding sequence ATGGCTGTTATCACACCGCAACCGGGTATTATGGACATCAAGCTTTACGAAAGCGGTGCAGCCCATGTGGCGGGTGTGTCCAACGTGGTTAAGCTAAGTTCCAACGAAAACCCACTGGGGCCTTCCGAGGCTGCGATTGAAGCCTTTCGGCGGGGCAGTTTTACATTGCATCGCTATCCGTCATCCGATCAGGCCGAATTGCGTACTGCAATTGCCGATGTTTGGGAATTGGACGCAGAGCGGGTGATATGCGGTGCTGGGTCCGATGAAATCATTACCTTTTTGTGTCAGGCCTTCGCAGGCCCCGGAGATGAGGTGATCCATACCGAACACGGCTTTGCCATGTACAAAATCAGTGCGTTGGCGGCGGGGGCGACCCCTGTAGAAGTCAAAGAAACAGAACGCGTCACGGATGTATCCGCTATTCTTGCGGCCTGCACAGACCGCACGAAGCTGGTGTTTTTGGCCAATCCAAACAACCCGACAGGGACAATGATCGGTTTGGCGGAACTGGAACGCTTGGCGGATGGTTTGCCGCCCCAAGCGCTTTTGGTGTTGGACGGGGCCTATGCGGAATACGTCGAAGGCTATGACGCAGGTGCATCCCTTGTTGAGGGCTGCGAAAATGTCGTGATGACACGCACGTTTTCCAAAATCTACGGGCTGGGCAGTTTGCGGGTTGGTTGGGGCTATGCGCCAAAACCCATCATCGATGTGCTGAACCGTGTGCGTGGCCCTTTCAATCTAAGTCAGGCGGCCCAGGATGCGGCCATCGCTGCAGTGCGCGACACTGACTATCTGACCCACTGCCGCACCGAGAACGCCAAATGGCGGACGTGGTTGGCAAACGGATTGGCGGAAGTCGGCGTGCCGTCCGACACCAGCAACGCCAACTTTGTGTTGGCGCGTTTTGCAGATGCCGCCGAAGCGGAAGCTTGTGACGCACATTTGCAGGCCCAAGGGCTGCTTGTGCGCAAGGTTGCAGGCTATAAATTGCCTGCGGCGCTGCGTATCACGGTCGGTGACGAAAGTGCGTGCCGCCAGATCGTGCATGCGGTCAAAACCTTCAAGGCAGAAGCGGAATGA
- a CDS encoding prephenate/arogenate dehydrogenase family protein yields MSVMYNRVALIGLGLIASSMHWAMKRGGLAGEVTGYARSEETRETARRIGLCDRVCDSAAEAVEGADLVVLCVPVGVMGAVAAEIKDALAAGATVTDVGSVKRDVIAAVGPHIPENVHFIPGHPMAGTEYSGPESGFAELFDDRWCFLVPVEDTCPDAIAKLRAYWEALGSNVEEMDAEHHDLVVAVTSHAPHLIAYTMVGVADDLRRVTDSEVIKFSAGGFRDFTRIAASDPTMWRDVFLTNKDATLEILGRFTEELFALQRAIRTGDGDHLFDYFTRTRAIRRSIIDAGQDTDAPNFGRTGTPKS; encoded by the coding sequence ATGAGCGTGATGTACAACCGCGTGGCTTTGATCGGTTTGGGACTGATCGCGTCCTCGATGCATTGGGCGATGAAACGCGGTGGTTTGGCAGGCGAGGTCACCGGCTATGCCCGTTCAGAGGAAACCCGCGAAACCGCGCGGCGTATCGGATTGTGTGACAGGGTGTGCGACAGCGCGGCAGAGGCCGTTGAAGGCGCGGATCTTGTGGTGCTTTGTGTGCCTGTTGGTGTGATGGGTGCTGTCGCAGCCGAAATCAAAGATGCGTTGGCTGCGGGTGCGACTGTGACTGATGTTGGGTCCGTTAAACGCGATGTTATTGCTGCCGTTGGCCCGCATATTCCCGAAAACGTGCACTTCATTCCGGGGCATCCTATGGCTGGAACGGAATACTCCGGCCCTGAATCCGGCTTTGCCGAGCTGTTTGACGATCGGTGGTGCTTTTTGGTTCCGGTTGAAGACACTTGCCCTGACGCGATCGCCAAGTTGCGCGCCTATTGGGAGGCGCTTGGATCGAACGTCGAAGAAATGGATGCAGAGCATCACGATCTTGTCGTAGCAGTCACAAGTCATGCGCCCCACTTGATCGCCTACACGATGGTCGGCGTGGCGGATGATCTGCGACGTGTCACTGACAGTGAAGTCATCAAGTTTTCCGCTGGCGGCTTTCGCGACTTTACGCGTATCGCGGCAAGTGATCCGACGATGTGGCGTGATGTGTTCCTAACGAACAAAGACGCGACGCTGGAGATCCTCGGACGCTTCACTGAGGAATTGTTCGCGCTTCAACGCGCCATTCGCACCGGGGACGGCGACCATTTGTTCGACTATTTCACGCGCACCCGTGCCATTCGTCGCAGTATCATCGATGCAGGCCAAGACACAGACGCCCCGAACTTTGGGCGAACAGGGACACCCAAGTCATGA
- a CDS encoding extensin family protein → MKGLFAAALVLTGSVAGVLASAPEASLRPVGRAGTDARNPVSLAQTVASADAAKAVVGQTASSQGVVILSSAEAPGLGQSLRPEVRSQGIVQKAMAKRKQRRKGAVCGDLDIQGEDVGRVPGKLNGCGVSNAVRVRSVAGVTLSQGSVMDCGTAKALKSWIVNGARPAIGSKGGGLARLKVAAHYACRTRNNKTGAKISEHGKGRAIDISGFTLNDGSTITVLKGWRTRGQSKALRQMHRAACGPFGTVLGPEADRYHQDHFHFDTARYRSGPYCR, encoded by the coding sequence ATGAAGGGTTTGTTTGCCGCCGCTCTTGTTTTGACAGGCAGTGTGGCTGGTGTGTTGGCCAGTGCGCCCGAGGCGTCATTGCGTCCGGTGGGACGCGCTGGCACAGACGCAAGAAACCCTGTGAGCCTTGCGCAAACCGTGGCCTCAGCAGATGCGGCGAAAGCCGTTGTCGGGCAAACAGCATCCAGTCAGGGTGTGGTGATCCTGTCATCTGCAGAGGCTCCGGGGCTGGGGCAATCCTTGCGACCAGAAGTGCGGTCGCAAGGGATCGTGCAAAAGGCAATGGCCAAGCGAAAGCAACGCCGCAAAGGGGCTGTGTGCGGTGATCTGGACATTCAAGGTGAAGACGTGGGGCGCGTTCCGGGCAAACTGAATGGATGCGGGGTGAGCAATGCAGTGCGTGTGCGGTCCGTGGCTGGTGTCACCCTTAGCCAAGGATCAGTGATGGATTGCGGCACAGCCAAAGCCCTGAAATCATGGATCGTGAACGGGGCACGCCCTGCTATCGGATCCAAAGGGGGCGGACTGGCGCGTCTGAAGGTTGCAGCGCACTACGCGTGCCGTACGCGCAACAACAAGACTGGCGCGAAGATTTCTGAACATGGCAAAGGCCGCGCGATAGACATTTCGGGCTTTACGTTGAACGACGGCAGCACGATCACCGTTCTGAAGGGATGGCGCACACGCGGACAAAGCAAAGCGCTGCGTCAGATGCATCGCGCCGCATGTGGGCCTTTTGGTACAGTGCTTGGACCGGAAGCGGATCGCTACCATCAGGACCATTTCCATTTCGACACCGCGCGTTACCGCAGTGGACCCTATTGCCGCTGA
- a CDS encoding DUF2125 domain-containing protein, with the protein MRKLLWAVLVLLIMWCVWWAVAAFGLRTAIETWLEDRRGFGWQAESLSHDSTGFPLRIESALTGIALANPARGVAVNIPQMSISTPIWWPGDVKVTFTDAPMQFFTPQSKASVTAANAHTDLRLHPGTSLELEGLTANAGAWDISTPDGGLYAADRLTMQMLQSPDAPQTYTFFAIAPRFTLGSSMRKELRVPVEWPVSFDRLELGASITFDRPWDIRALEDRAPQPRVIKLDLAEAAWGDLRLFAAADLEVDDTGVPTGTLNLQAENWQTMLDLAEGAGLLPSQLRTQAQEGLGLLARMSGDPTALDVQLNFRSGFMSVGIIPIGPAPRIILR; encoded by the coding sequence ATGCGCAAATTACTGTGGGCCGTTCTTGTTTTGCTTATCATGTGGTGTGTCTGGTGGGCTGTCGCCGCATTTGGGTTGCGCACCGCCATTGAGACGTGGCTCGAAGACCGTCGAGGATTCGGATGGCAAGCCGAAAGCCTGTCACACGACAGCACTGGCTTTCCGCTGCGTATTGAGAGCGCATTAACAGGCATCGCCCTTGCCAATCCCGCACGTGGTGTGGCTGTCAACATACCACAGATGTCGATCAGCACGCCAATTTGGTGGCCCGGCGATGTCAAAGTGACCTTCACCGACGCGCCCATGCAGTTTTTCACACCGCAGTCCAAAGCCAGCGTAACGGCGGCAAATGCGCATACAGATTTGCGCCTGCACCCCGGCACGTCTCTTGAGCTTGAGGGGCTGACCGCCAATGCCGGTGCATGGGACATATCCACGCCAGACGGCGGACTTTATGCAGCCGATCGTTTGACAATGCAGATGTTGCAATCGCCCGATGCCCCCCAGACCTACACATTTTTCGCCATAGCCCCCCGATTTACCCTTGGGTCGTCGATGCGCAAAGAGCTGCGGGTTCCTGTCGAATGGCCAGTGTCATTTGACCGATTGGAATTGGGCGCAAGCATCACATTTGATCGGCCGTGGGACATACGCGCCTTGGAGGATCGTGCCCCGCAGCCGCGTGTCATCAAACTGGATTTAGCAGAAGCGGCATGGGGCGATTTACGTCTGTTCGCCGCCGCTGATCTTGAAGTCGACGACACAGGCGTGCCAACGGGCACATTGAATTTGCAGGCTGAAAATTGGCAAACAATGCTGGACCTCGCAGAAGGTGCCGGGCTTTTGCCATCACAATTGCGCACGCAGGCCCAAGAAGGCTTGGGCCTGTTGGCCCGGATGTCGGGTGACCCTACGGCCCTTGATGTCCAACTGAATTTCCGGTCGGGGTTCATGTCGGTGGGCATTATTCCCATCGGCCCTGCCCCGCGCATCATTCTGCGCTGA
- a CDS encoding gamma-glutamylcyclotransferase, with the protein MTMWVFGYGSLLWNPGFEVAEQVIGQLDGYARSFCMRSIHHRGTEKEPGLVLALDEASDVSCQGVALAVVSGQEAETLAYLRERELISSAYLEKNLTVRLADGRDVMAVTYVIDESHDQYCGGMPLEEQAHIIAKAVGGRGPNTEYLYNTADHLTQIGLHDPDLAWLTERVRVLSA; encoded by the coding sequence ATGACAATGTGGGTGTTTGGGTACGGAAGCTTGTTGTGGAACCCGGGGTTTGAGGTGGCAGAACAGGTGATTGGGCAACTTGACGGGTATGCGCGGTCGTTTTGCATGCGGTCCATTCACCACCGCGGCACCGAAAAGGAGCCGGGTTTGGTCTTGGCATTGGACGAAGCATCAGATGTGTCCTGCCAAGGGGTGGCTTTGGCCGTCGTGTCTGGCCAAGAGGCAGAAACGCTGGCCTATTTACGCGAGCGGGAGTTGATTTCATCGGCGTATCTGGAAAAGAACCTGACAGTACGCTTGGCAGACGGGCGTGATGTGATGGCCGTGACCTATGTTATTGACGAAAGCCACGATCAGTATTGCGGCGGGATGCCCTTGGAAGAGCAGGCCCATATTATCGCAAAAGCTGTCGGGGGACGGGGCCCCAACACCGAATATCTGTACAATACAGCGGATCATTTGACACAAATCGGGCTGCACGACCCAGACCTTGCGTGGCTGACGGAACGCGTAAGGGTGCTCAGCGCATAA
- a CDS encoding biopolymer transporter ExbB — protein sequence MAQADQQVRPQFSQPVRQITTMLLVLGLCGVGAFFAAPRVLPVFQANPYLNGFIVFVFLIGVLACFWQVLQLIGSVRWIEAFVSEDMDEDIKAPQLLAPLATLLRARGARMQVSSASTSSILESVATRIDEAREITRYIVNLLIFLGLLGTFYGLATTVPALVDTIRSLAPQEGEAGVEVFGRLMNGLESQLSGMGVAFASSLLGLAGSLVVGLLELFAGHGQNRFYRELEEWLSTITRVGFTSGEESTADQVAMAGVLDHMAEQMEALQQMFTQSDVSRSMVDERLGTLATSIENMTHQMQHGDAENSALERVAAGQERLIAHLETQGTGDGIDAESRMRLRSIDVQMLRILEEISAGRQESMAALHADISALAQALSQPKGQARRLTKGSNAKGQD from the coding sequence ATGGCGCAAGCAGACCAACAGGTCCGACCCCAATTTTCGCAACCCGTCCGGCAGATCACTACGATGTTGCTGGTTTTGGGGTTGTGCGGTGTAGGCGCATTTTTTGCTGCCCCTCGCGTTTTGCCCGTTTTTCAAGCCAACCCGTATCTGAACGGATTCATCGTCTTTGTCTTTCTGATCGGAGTTCTTGCCTGTTTTTGGCAAGTTTTGCAGCTGATTGGATCTGTACGCTGGATTGAGGCATTTGTCAGCGAAGACATGGATGAAGACATCAAAGCGCCACAGCTTTTGGCGCCGTTGGCAACGTTATTGCGTGCGCGGGGCGCGCGTATGCAGGTCAGCTCTGCCTCAACCAGTTCGATCCTGGAATCTGTTGCAACACGCATTGACGAAGCCCGCGAGATAACGCGATATATCGTTAACTTGTTGATTTTCTTGGGGTTGTTGGGGACGTTCTACGGTTTGGCAACGACGGTACCGGCGCTTGTGGACACCATTCGCAGTCTCGCACCACAGGAAGGTGAAGCCGGGGTCGAGGTTTTCGGACGCTTGATGAACGGCCTTGAAAGTCAGCTCAGCGGCATGGGCGTGGCATTTGCATCGTCCCTTTTGGGTCTCGCCGGATCGCTTGTTGTGGGGCTCTTGGAATTGTTTGCGGGTCACGGCCAGAACCGGTTTTACCGCGAACTTGAAGAATGGCTCAGCACGATCACGCGGGTCGGCTTTACATCCGGTGAAGAATCCACCGCAGATCAAGTTGCGATGGCAGGGGTGCTGGATCACATGGCCGAACAGATGGAAGCTTTGCAACAGATGTTCACGCAGTCTGACGTCAGCCGGTCCATGGTGGATGAACGGCTGGGCACGCTGGCCACATCCATTGAGAACATGACCCATCAGATGCAGCACGGTGATGCTGAAAATTCTGCATTAGAGCGCGTGGCCGCAGGCCAAGAGCGATTGATCGCCCATCTTGAAACGCAAGGCACAGGTGACGGGATCGACGCGGAAAGCCGGATGCGACTGCGATCTATCGATGTTCAGATGCTGCGCATTCTGGAAGAGATTTCCGCGGGTCGGCAAGAAAGCATGGCGGCGCTGCATGCAGACATTAGCGCTTTGGCACAAGCTTTGTCGCAACCCAAGGGGCAGGCGAGACGCCTGACCAAGGGATCAAACGCTAAGGGACAAGATTAA